The following is a genomic window from Spirosoma foliorum.
CTGGCTGGAGAGGACTGGTGCCCACTACTGGATTCGCTGGAATCGCATGACCGAAAATACAGAGAGCTGAAAGCGTATTGTATACGCTGTTTGACCGACGATTATATGGCTGACTCACTGACGATTGAGCAGGTAAAATCGACGCTTAATTTTTATCGTTGGCTCAATCGTTTTCCGGCCGACAAGCGCGTTATTGTGAACATTCCTTCTGCTACGTTGCGCGTCATTGATCGCCAGGGGGAAACACTCCTCAGCAGCAAGGTTATTGTAGGTAAACCCAGCACGCCAACGCCATCCTTTACCGCCCAGGTCACCAATATCATAACCTATCCCTACTGGAATGTGCCCCGCTCCATTGCGACGAAGGAACTTCTACCCCAAATCAAAAAAAATCCGTCTGTCGCATTGGCCGATATGAACTTACAGGTGATCGACGACCAGGGGAGATTGGTTGATCCGAACATCATCCCCTGGTCAACCCTTACTGCCAGCAACTTCCCCTACAGATTCCGGCAATCGACGGGATGCGATAATGCGTTAGGTGTCCTAAAATTTACGTTGACCAGTCCTTTTGATATTTATCTTCATGATACCAATCAACGCTCCTTATTTGCAAGCGAAAAACGAACGCTAAGTCATGGGTGTATCCGGGTCGAGAAACCCGTCGAACTGGCCAATCTGCTACTAGGCACTTCACGTTTCGATAAATCATTTCTGACCAGTTGCCAGAAACAAGTCAACCCTAAAACGTTGGTGCTTCCCCACCCCATTCCAGTTATTGTTGTCTACAATCTTCTTGATATGGATGAGAGCGGTGCCATTGTTGTAAACAAGGATGTGTATGGCTGGTGGAAAATCGACCTATAATTAATAGCGATACATTACCTCGAAGAAGTAAAGCAAAAAGACAATTTCACTAACTTCCTTTTATTATTTGTCCTCTTTTTTGCGATTTCTGGGAAAACGATTTTTAATGGAAAGTACAGATATTCCCGCTACTCGCCTGACCTCCTGCTCCACGTCTGTAAGGTCGGTCGGGGTCATTAATAGCTCATCTCCGACCAGACTAGTTTCCATATTGACGCGACTGATTAAATTGATCAATTGAGCCTGCGTTTGGTTGTCAGCGCAATGAATACATTGATTAGCTACGCTGTAAAGGTAATGTTCCAGCAATCGGTTAAAAGGTTGGGTTAGGGTAGCCATTTGCTTATTGATAAACAGATGAAGTTGATACTAAGCAAGATTTACCAGATCTACTTAACGTGAACTATAGAGGATTTACGAATAGAATTATACTAGTTTTTTGTCATCCCGACCTCAGGAGGGATCTTCGGCAACTGGTTATTTACCGAAGATCCCTCCTGAGATCGGGATGACAAAAAACTAGCATTATAAATAACTGACAATCAGTTGATAATTTCAGATTCTAGCCATAATTCACGTTACTTAGTT
Proteins encoded in this region:
- a CDS encoding L,D-transpeptidase family protein; this translates as MIRYLIFSLLVIPSFANGQTEGDWVRLRQYASDIGVDGLCTTPDATCLKAYFTQIIYGKPIRRMSYQGLVERLDTGRVNQLTKQFLAGEDWCPLLDSLESHDRKYRELKAYCIRCLTDDYMADSLTIEQVKSTLNFYRWLNRFPADKRVIVNIPSATLRVIDRQGETLLSSKVIVGKPSTPTPSFTAQVTNIITYPYWNVPRSIATKELLPQIKKNPSVALADMNLQVIDDQGRLVDPNIIPWSTLTASNFPYRFRQSTGCDNALGVLKFTLTSPFDIYLHDTNQRSLFASEKRTLSHGCIRVEKPVELANLLLGTSRFDKSFLTSCQKQVNPKTLVLPHPIPVIVVYNLLDMDESGAIVVNKDVYGWWKIDL